A window from Nocardioides mesophilus encodes these proteins:
- a CDS encoding ROK family glucokinase, producing the protein MPEPTRRPRTARWDPLTVGIDIGGSKVLAGVVDQAGKVLATEQRATPGRSVLAVEETIVEMVQGFEQTYDVAAVGIGAAGFVDATRSVVTFSPHLAWRDEPLRAAIADRVKLPVVVDNDANAAALAESRFGAGAGHRLVLCVTLGTGIGGALVIDHRVFRGANGMAGEFGHIQVVEDGHRCPCGNRGCWEQYASGNALVREARELILAGSPHAHRLSELVGGDPAQLTGPQITQAARDGDPLSVELLSDIGRWLGVGLAGMAAAFDPGCIVVGGGVSAAGDLLLVPTREAFSRALVGRGYRVEPPIVAAALGPSAGFIGAADMARSAARRSRRTRGRSKRLARVRRALEERAGERP; encoded by the coding sequence ATGCCTGAACCGACCCGGCGTCCCCGGACCGCTCGTTGGGACCCGCTGACCGTCGGGATCGACATCGGCGGCTCCAAGGTGCTGGCCGGTGTCGTCGACCAGGCCGGCAAGGTGCTCGCCACCGAGCAGCGGGCCACTCCCGGGCGCAGCGTGCTGGCGGTCGAGGAGACGATCGTCGAGATGGTGCAGGGCTTCGAGCAGACGTACGACGTCGCCGCGGTCGGCATCGGGGCGGCGGGCTTCGTCGACGCCACCCGGTCGGTGGTGACCTTCTCGCCGCACCTGGCCTGGCGCGACGAGCCGCTGCGGGCGGCCATCGCCGACCGGGTCAAGCTGCCGGTCGTCGTGGACAACGACGCGAACGCCGCCGCGCTGGCCGAGAGCCGGTTCGGCGCCGGGGCCGGGCACCGGCTGGTGCTGTGCGTGACGCTCGGCACCGGGATCGGCGGCGCGCTGGTGATCGACCACCGGGTGTTCCGGGGAGCCAACGGGATGGCCGGCGAGTTCGGCCACATCCAGGTGGTCGAGGACGGCCACCGCTGCCCGTGCGGCAACCGTGGCTGCTGGGAGCAGTACGCCTCCGGCAACGCCCTCGTCCGGGAGGCCCGCGAGCTGATCCTGGCCGGCTCGCCGCACGCGCACCGGCTCAGCGAGCTCGTCGGCGGCGACCCGGCCCAGCTGACCGGCCCGCAGATCACCCAGGCCGCCCGGGACGGCGACCCGCTCTCCGTGGAGCTGCTCAGCGACATCGGCCGGTGGCTCGGCGTCGGACTGGCCGGGATGGCGGCCGCCTTCGACCCCGGCTGCATCGTGGTCGGTGGCGGCGTCTCGGCGGCCGGCGACCTGCTGCTCGTCCCCACCCGCGAGGCGTTCTCCCGGGCCTTGGTCGGCCGTGGCTACCGGGTGGAGCCGCCGATCGTCGCCGCCGCGCTCGGCCCGTCGGCCGGCTTCATCGGGGCCGCGGACATGGCCCGCTCGGCCGCGCGCCGGTCCCGGCGCACCCGCGGGCGCAGCAAGCGGCTGGCCCGGGTGCGCCGCGCCCTCGAGGAGCGCGCCGGCGAGCGGCCGTAG
- the narI gene encoding respiratory nitrate reductase subunit gamma — protein MNQFLWVIFPYICLTVFVVGHFWRYRYDKFGWTTRSSQLYEDRLLRIGSPLFHFGILAVFLGHVMGLGVPKSWTEAVGISEGLYHFMAVSIGAVAGFATLVGMVILIYRRRTVGPVFSATTKMDKTMYAVLATVIVLGLVNTVAANIFGHYDYREGVSIWFRGIFRFDLHPDLMAEAPWSFQLHGLAAMFLFALWPFTRLVHVFSAPLGYLTRPYIVYRSRDDQQLGSHRPRRGWDRVS, from the coding sequence GTGAACCAGTTCCTCTGGGTGATCTTCCCCTACATCTGCCTGACGGTCTTCGTCGTCGGCCACTTCTGGCGCTACCGCTACGACAAGTTCGGCTGGACCACGCGCTCCTCCCAGCTCTACGAGGACCGGTTGCTGCGCATCGGCAGCCCGCTGTTCCACTTCGGCATCCTCGCAGTCTTCCTCGGCCACGTGATGGGCCTCGGCGTGCCGAAGTCGTGGACCGAGGCGGTCGGGATCTCCGAGGGCCTCTACCACTTCATGGCGGTCTCGATCGGCGCGGTCGCCGGCTTCGCGACGCTGGTCGGCATGGTGATCCTGATCTACCGGCGCCGCACCGTCGGCCCGGTCTTCTCCGCGACCACCAAGATGGACAAGACGATGTACGCCGTCCTGGCCACCGTGATCGTGCTGGGGCTCGTGAACACCGTGGCCGCCAACATCTTCGGTCACTACGACTACCGCGAGGGCGTCTCGATCTGGTTCCGCGGGATCTTCCGCTTCGACCTGCACCCCGACCTGATGGCGGAGGCGCCGTGGAGCTTCCAGCTGCACGGGCTCGCCGCGATGTTCCTGTTCGCGCTGTGGCCGTTCACCCGGCTGGTGCACGTCTTCAGCGCGCCGCTGGGCTACCTGACCAGGCCGTACATCGTCTACCGCAGCCGCGACGACCAGCAGCTCGGCAGCCACCGGCCGCGTCGCGGCTGGGACCGGGTGTCGTGA
- a CDS encoding polysaccharide deacetylase family protein has product MTSPASGDSTSPPACAVPARFAGQEISRLPVTQKVVALTFDAGANADGVHSIRTTLRAKSAKATFFLTGAFANRFRRKTARIGAEHLVGNHTNTHPDLTTLTDAQVVAEVTTAQARILQRSGQDPRRFLRFPFGARNQHLVHLVNGLCYVPFRWTVDTLGWKGTSGGMTVRKVVDRVLAAATPGEIVLMHVGSNPDDHSTLDADALPQVIDRLRARGYSFVRLSKVMGAAP; this is encoded by the coding sequence GTGACCTCCCCAGCGTCTGGCGACTCCACCTCACCGCCGGCGTGTGCCGTTCCCGCGCGCTTCGCGGGCCAGGAGATCAGCCGCCTGCCCGTCACCCAGAAGGTCGTCGCGCTCACCTTCGACGCGGGCGCCAACGCGGACGGGGTGCACTCGATCCGGACCACGCTGCGGGCGAAGTCCGCGAAGGCCACCTTCTTCCTCACCGGGGCGTTCGCGAACAGGTTCCGGCGCAAGACGGCCCGCATCGGCGCGGAGCACCTGGTCGGCAACCACACCAACACCCACCCGGACCTGACCACGCTCACCGACGCGCAGGTCGTCGCCGAGGTCACCACCGCGCAGGCGCGGATCCTGCAGCGCAGCGGGCAGGACCCGCGGCGGTTCCTCCGGTTCCCCTTCGGGGCGCGGAACCAGCACCTGGTGCACCTGGTCAACGGCCTCTGCTACGTGCCGTTCCGGTGGACGGTGGACACGCTCGGCTGGAAGGGCACCTCGGGCGGGATGACGGTCCGCAAGGTCGTCGACCGGGTGCTGGCGGCGGCCACTCCCGGCGAGATCGTGCTGATGCACGTCGGGTCGAACCCGGACGACCACTCGACCCTGGACGCCGACGCGCTGCCCCAGGTGATCGACCGGCTGCGCGCCCGCGGCTACAGCTTCGTGCGGCTCTCGAAGGTGATGGGCGCGGCACCGTGA
- a CDS encoding hemerythrin domain-containing protein has protein sequence MDEHLALLELAGDVRRKLAAGDRAAAVRILELVGRQLDRHVGREERGIFAALKADGEFAEAVVELEDEHVSFDRQLAAIDPDRAGFGDRVDALLAELSLHIDKENLGIFPVAAVTLGATGWETVGRAHDAEPSFLSGSD, from the coding sequence ATGGACGAGCACCTGGCCCTGCTCGAGCTCGCCGGCGACGTACGCCGGAAGCTGGCGGCCGGTGACCGGGCGGCGGCGGTCCGCATCCTGGAGCTGGTCGGTCGGCAGCTGGACCGGCACGTCGGCCGGGAGGAGCGCGGCATCTTCGCGGCGCTGAAGGCCGACGGGGAGTTCGCCGAGGCGGTCGTCGAGCTCGAGGACGAGCACGTCTCCTTCGACCGGCAGCTCGCCGCGATCGACCCGGACCGCGCGGGATTCGGCGACCGGGTGGACGCGCTGCTCGCGGAGCTGTCGCTGCACATCGACAAGGAGAACCTCGGCATCTTCCCGGTGGCCGCGGTGACCCTCGGCGCCACCGGCTGGGAGACCGTCGGCCGGGCGCACGACGCGGAGCCGAGCTTCCTCTCCGGCAGCGACTGA
- the narH gene encoding nitrate reductase subunit beta, translating into MRVMAQMAMVMNLDKCIGCHTCSVTCKQAWTNRSGTEYVWFNNVETKPGLGYPRTYEDQEKWKGGWTLNKRGRLTLKGGGRFQKLLTIFSNPKLPSIDEYYEPWTYDYATLTDAPAQEHTPVARPKSLISGKDMKIEWSANWDDDLGGSTANTHRDPILEKLDAVGKSVKFEFEQTFMFYLPRICEHCLNPSCAASCPSGAIYKRAEDGIVLVDQDRCRGWRMCVSGCPYKKVYFNHRTGKAEKCTFCFPRIEVGLPTVCSETCVGRLRYIGLVLYDADKVLEAASVPDDHDLYEAQRSVLLDPFDPEVVREAEKAGIPRDWVDAAQRSPIHALINRFKVALPLHPEYRTMPMVWYIPPLSPVIDVVKETGEDAEDKGNLFAAIDALRIPVEYLAEMFTAGDVAPVEGVLKKLAAMRSYMRDINMGRDPDGSIPEAVGMTEEEMYDMYRLLAIAKYDERYVIPSAHAEQAHSLEELATECSLDYEGGPGMGGSGPFGEGSGSPTPIAVENFQMLADRQTSDTMAAPAGKASRVNLLSWDGKGTPSGLFPPKSQGPEQVEEPTTPDTSGDGSTGEGGTGGLTGGADFR; encoded by the coding sequence ATGAGGGTCATGGCACAGATGGCGATGGTCATGAACCTCGACAAGTGCATCGGCTGCCACACCTGCTCGGTGACCTGCAAGCAGGCGTGGACCAACCGCTCCGGCACCGAGTACGTCTGGTTCAACAACGTGGAGACCAAGCCCGGACTGGGCTACCCGCGCACCTACGAGGACCAGGAGAAGTGGAAGGGCGGCTGGACGCTGAACAAGCGCGGCCGGCTGACCCTGAAGGGAGGCGGCCGGTTCCAGAAGCTGCTGACGATCTTCTCCAACCCCAAGCTCCCCTCGATCGACGAGTACTACGAGCCGTGGACCTACGACTACGCGACGCTGACCGACGCCCCGGCGCAGGAGCACACCCCGGTGGCGCGGCCCAAGTCGCTGATCTCCGGCAAGGACATGAAGATCGAGTGGTCGGCGAACTGGGACGACGACCTCGGCGGCTCCACCGCGAACACCCACCGCGACCCGATCCTGGAGAAGCTCGACGCGGTCGGGAAGTCCGTGAAGTTCGAGTTCGAGCAGACCTTCATGTTCTACCTGCCGCGGATCTGCGAGCACTGCCTCAACCCTTCGTGCGCCGCGTCCTGCCCGAGCGGGGCGATCTACAAGCGCGCCGAGGACGGCATCGTGCTCGTCGACCAGGACCGCTGCCGGGGCTGGCGGATGTGCGTGTCCGGCTGCCCCTACAAGAAGGTCTACTTCAACCACCGCACCGGCAAGGCCGAGAAGTGCACGTTCTGCTTCCCGCGCATCGAGGTCGGCCTGCCGACCGTGTGCTCGGAGACCTGCGTGGGCCGGCTGCGCTACATCGGCCTGGTCCTCTACGACGCCGACAAGGTGCTCGAGGCCGCGTCGGTGCCCGACGACCACGACCTCTACGAGGCGCAGCGCTCGGTCCTGCTCGACCCGTTCGACCCCGAGGTGGTCCGCGAGGCGGAGAAGGCCGGGATCCCGCGGGACTGGGTGGACGCCGCGCAGCGCTCGCCGATCCACGCGCTGATCAACCGGTTCAAGGTCGCGCTGCCGCTGCACCCGGAGTACCGCACGATGCCGATGGTCTGGTACATCCCGCCGCTGTCGCCGGTGATCGACGTCGTCAAGGAGACCGGTGAGGACGCCGAGGACAAGGGCAACCTGTTCGCCGCGATCGATGCGCTGCGGATCCCGGTGGAGTACCTCGCCGAGATGTTCACCGCCGGCGACGTCGCCCCGGTGGAGGGCGTGCTGAAGAAGCTCGCCGCGATGCGGTCCTACATGCGCGACATCAACATGGGCCGCGACCCGGACGGCTCGATCCCCGAGGCGGTCGGGATGACCGAGGAGGAGATGTACGACATGTACCGGCTCCTCGCCATCGCCAAGTACGACGAGCGCTACGTGATCCCGAGCGCGCACGCCGAGCAGGCCCACTCGCTGGAGGAGCTGGCCACCGAGTGCTCGCTGGACTACGAGGGCGGACCCGGCATGGGCGGCTCCGGCCCGTTCGGCGAGGGCTCGGGGTCGCCGACCCCGATCGCGGTGGAGAACTTCCAGATGCTCGCGGACCGGCAGACCTCGGACACGATGGCCGCGCCGGCCGGCAAGGCCTCCCGGGTGAACCTGCTCAGCTGGGACGGCAAGGGCACCCCGAGCGGGCTGTTCCCGCCGAAGTCCCAGGGGCCGGAGCAGGTGGAGGAGCCGACCACCCCGGACACCTCCGGGGACGGGTCGACCGGCGAGGGCGGCACCGGCGGGCTGACCGGCGGGGCGGACTTCCGATGA
- the narJ gene encoding nitrate reductase molybdenum cofactor assembly chaperone has product MSRKYPRPTHPPEQLMLAWQSASLLLDYPDEELLARLDLIRSASWQLPAPVGQPIREVVAHLEATPLEELQADYVETFDSRRRCNLFLTYFAHGDTRKRGMALLRFKQTYLRSGFLLDADTAGGGELPDHLCVVLEYAATVDQELGRTLMLDHRAGLELLRLSLRDRGSRWAGAVEAVTATLPPLRGDEMDAVRRLAAEGPPEEEVGLAPFTVPAADEPLPMPTFPGARA; this is encoded by the coding sequence ATGAGCCGCAAGTACCCCCGGCCGACACACCCGCCGGAGCAGCTGATGCTGGCCTGGCAGTCGGCCTCGCTGCTGCTGGACTACCCCGACGAGGAGCTGCTGGCCCGGCTGGACCTCATCCGCTCGGCGTCGTGGCAGCTGCCGGCGCCGGTGGGGCAGCCGATCCGGGAGGTCGTCGCGCACCTGGAGGCGACACCGCTGGAGGAGCTGCAGGCCGACTACGTCGAGACGTTCGACTCCCGGCGTCGGTGCAACCTGTTCCTCACCTACTTCGCGCACGGGGACACCCGCAAGCGCGGGATGGCGCTGCTGCGGTTCAAGCAGACCTACCTGCGCTCGGGGTTCCTGCTCGACGCGGACACCGCCGGCGGCGGCGAGCTGCCCGACCACCTCTGCGTGGTGCTCGAGTACGCCGCGACCGTGGACCAGGAGCTGGGCCGGACGCTGATGCTCGACCACCGGGCCGGGCTGGAGCTGCTGCGGCTCTCGCTGCGCGACCGCGGGTCCCGGTGGGCAGGCGCCGTCGAGGCGGTCACCGCGACGCTGCCGCCGTTGCGCGGCGACGAGATGGACGCCGTACGCCGCCTGGCCGCCGAGGGCCCGCCGGAAGAAGAAGTCGGGCTCGCGCCCTTCACCGTCCCGGCGGCCGACGAGCCGCTCCCGATGCCGACGTTCCCAGGAGCCCGCGCGTGA
- a CDS encoding C40 family peptidase yields the protein MLATSRVRHFAVLPFVLAVVLIGSLFTLVPQADAVTRSYRVGNAFDIARHQLGDPYRWGAAGPDAFDCSGLVYYSFRRAGFTNVPRTAAAQAGFARHIARSNMRRGDLVFFSSGGHVYHVGVFAGWSNGRRMIVHASRTGTPVKRDPIWTNAWFPGTLR from the coding sequence ATGCTCGCGACCTCTCGCGTGCGGCACTTCGCCGTGCTGCCCTTCGTCCTCGCCGTCGTCCTGATCGGCTCCCTCTTCACCCTCGTCCCCCAGGCGGACGCCGTCACCCGCTCCTACCGGGTCGGCAACGCCTTCGACATCGCCCGCCACCAGCTGGGCGACCCGTACCGCTGGGGCGCCGCGGGCCCGGACGCCTTCGACTGCTCCGGCCTCGTCTACTACAGCTTCCGCCGCGCGGGCTTCACCAACGTGCCGCGGACCGCAGCCGCCCAGGCGGGCTTCGCCCGGCACATCGCGCGCAGCAACATGCGCCGCGGCGACCTGGTCTTCTTCAGCAGCGGCGGCCACGTCTACCACGTCGGTGTCTTCGCCGGCTGGAGCAACGGCCGTCGGATGATCGTGCACGCCTCGCGGACCGGCACGCCGGTCAAGCGTGACCCGATCTGGACGAACGCCTGGTTCCCCGGCACCCTCCGCTGA
- a CDS encoding DUF47 domain-containing protein → MALRFRPVDTSFYDLFAQLAQHLVGGAALLAEMLGDGNDRVGIAQQMRDAEHAADESTHQLIRRVNTTFVTPFDREDIYALASGLDDVMDFMEEAVDLVLLYEVTTLPSELAEQVEVLQRCAELTAEAMPRLQTMKNLEEYWIEINRLENAGDKSYRRILAKLFSGQYEALEVLKLKDVVDSLEAAVDAFERVANIVEQIAVKES, encoded by the coding sequence GTGGCCCTGCGTTTCCGTCCCGTCGACACGTCGTTCTACGACCTCTTCGCCCAGCTGGCCCAGCACCTGGTGGGAGGGGCGGCCCTGCTCGCCGAGATGCTCGGCGACGGCAACGACCGCGTGGGAATCGCCCAGCAGATGCGTGACGCCGAGCACGCGGCGGACGAGTCGACCCACCAGCTGATCCGGCGGGTGAACACGACGTTCGTCACGCCGTTCGACCGCGAGGACATCTACGCGCTCGCCTCCGGCCTCGACGACGTCATGGACTTCATGGAGGAGGCCGTCGACCTGGTCCTGCTCTACGAGGTCACCACCCTGCCCTCGGAGCTCGCCGAGCAGGTCGAGGTGCTGCAGCGGTGCGCCGAGCTCACCGCGGAGGCGATGCCGCGGCTGCAGACGATGAAGAACCTCGAGGAGTACTGGATCGAGATCAACCGGCTCGAGAACGCCGGCGACAAGTCCTACCGGCGGATCCTCGCCAAGCTGTTCAGCGGCCAGTACGAAGCCCTCGAGGTCCTGAAGCTCAAGGACGTCGTGGACTCGCTCGAGGCTGCCGTCGACGCGTTCGAGCGGGTGGCTAACATCGTCGAGCAGATCGCCGTCAAGGAGTCCTGA
- a CDS encoding inorganic phosphate transporter translates to MDLAIVIAVVVVALVFDYTNGFHDAANAIATSVSTRALTPRVALLMAAVMNFVGAFLGQEVANTVGSVIQPESGTHGLVVVMAGLVGAISWNLVTWYYGLPSSSSHALIGGLVGAAIASGSLVQWNVILDKIVIPMIASPLVGFAAAFAVMLAIMWIFRRRNPHRVSRGFRLAQTVSAAAMALGHGLQDAQKTMGVIFLALLTGGYVAESDPLPVWVILAAASAISLGTYSGGWRIMRTLGRRIIHLDPARGFASEAVAASVLYTTAFVFEAPISTTHTITSAVMGAGATKRFSAVRWGVARSIVTAWVLTFPAAGAAAALVYLALRYVFQLP, encoded by the coding sequence GTGGACCTCGCGATCGTCATCGCGGTCGTCGTCGTTGCCCTCGTCTTCGACTACACCAACGGCTTCCACGATGCCGCGAACGCCATCGCCACCTCCGTATCGACCCGGGCACTGACACCCCGGGTCGCTCTTCTGATGGCAGCGGTCATGAACTTCGTCGGCGCCTTCCTCGGCCAGGAGGTGGCCAACACCGTCGGCAGCGTGATCCAGCCGGAGTCGGGGACCCACGGCCTGGTGGTCGTGATGGCCGGTCTGGTCGGTGCCATCTCGTGGAACCTCGTGACCTGGTACTACGGCCTGCCGTCCTCGTCGTCCCACGCCCTGATCGGTGGCCTCGTCGGCGCCGCGATCGCCTCCGGCTCGCTGGTGCAGTGGAACGTGATCCTGGACAAGATCGTGATCCCGATGATCGCCTCGCCGCTGGTCGGCTTCGCCGCCGCGTTCGCGGTGATGCTGGCCATCATGTGGATCTTCCGCCGGCGCAACCCGCACCGGGTCAGCCGCGGCTTCCGGCTCGCGCAGACCGTCTCGGCCGCCGCGATGGCGCTCGGCCACGGCCTCCAGGACGCGCAGAAGACCATGGGCGTGATCTTCCTGGCGCTGCTGACCGGCGGCTACGTCGCCGAGTCCGACCCGCTCCCGGTGTGGGTGATCCTGGCCGCGGCGAGCGCGATCTCGCTGGGCACGTACTCCGGCGGATGGCGGATCATGCGCACCCTGGGCCGCCGGATCATCCACCTCGACCCGGCCCGCGGCTTCGCCTCCGAGGCGGTCGCCGCGTCCGTGCTCTACACGACCGCGTTCGTGTTCGAGGCCCCGATCTCGACCACCCACACGATCACCTCGGCCGTGATGGGTGCCGGCGCCACCAAGCGTTTCTCCGCCGTCCGGTGGGGAGTGGCGCGCTCCATCGTGACGGCCTGGGTGCTCACCTTCCCGGCCGCCGGCGCCGCGGCCGCGCTGGTCTACCTCGCGCTGCGCTACGTGTTCCAGCTGCCGTAG
- the cspE gene encoding transcription antiterminator/RNA stability regulator CspE codes for MAQGTVKWFNAEKGFGFIAQEDGGDDVFVHYSAIQSQGYKSLDENQKVEFDVTQGPKGPQAENVRAI; via the coding sequence ATGGCTCAGGGCACCGTCAAGTGGTTCAACGCCGAAAAGGGTTTCGGCTTCATTGCGCAGGAGGACGGCGGCGACGACGTCTTCGTGCACTACTCCGCCATTCAGAGCCAGGGCTACAAGTCCCTGGACGAGAACCAGAAGGTCGAGTTCGACGTCACGCAGGGTCCCAAGGGCCCGCAGGCGGAGAACGTTCGCGCCATCTGA
- a CDS encoding DUF1501 domain-containing protein: MDHENGVSATCCAEFEKSAGLSRRRFLAGMAAASGAAVGVQMFGDAVRQTSFGATVDTNVLVVISLRGGVDGMGIVVPHGDPGYYAARPTIAVPSSRLVAKDAMFGLHPQMAPLKWLWDAGELTAVQAVGLPVPNRSHFLAMEEVEDADPTSSVRRGWVNRMVGLGGGEKPYEAVNFGGSITPTALVGPAPTLSTSDLDGVTLTGTTNGYGSRRRAQLRTVWGSDPGPLGDAARSALATVGDLAPIVATTYKPAVVYPRGYPSAGLSDALQDTAQLIKAQVGTQVVSIDYGSWDMHSDYGTLDYGEMQSMVGGFAAVVNAFMRDLGTLRSRVTLVTISEFGRRVAQNGNRGLDHGWGNMMLLMGGGVRGGQYHGSWPGLGSGSLVDGDLAVRTDYRDVLADVLEARFPDRSLAEVFPGFVRNRVGVMR; this comes from the coding sequence ATGGATCACGAGAACGGCGTCAGCGCCACCTGCTGCGCGGAGTTCGAGAAGTCCGCCGGGCTCTCGCGGCGCCGGTTCCTGGCCGGGATGGCCGCCGCCTCGGGTGCCGCGGTGGGCGTGCAGATGTTCGGCGACGCCGTCCGCCAGACCAGCTTCGGCGCGACCGTGGACACCAACGTGCTGGTGGTGATCAGCCTGCGCGGCGGCGTCGACGGGATGGGCATCGTCGTCCCGCACGGCGACCCCGGCTACTACGCCGCGCGGCCGACGATCGCGGTGCCGTCCAGCCGGCTTGTCGCCAAGGACGCGATGTTCGGTCTGCACCCGCAGATGGCGCCGCTGAAGTGGCTGTGGGACGCCGGCGAGCTCACCGCCGTCCAGGCGGTCGGTCTGCCGGTGCCGAACCGGTCGCACTTCCTCGCCATGGAGGAGGTCGAGGACGCCGACCCGACCTCGAGCGTGCGCCGTGGCTGGGTGAACCGGATGGTCGGCCTCGGGGGTGGCGAGAAGCCCTACGAGGCGGTCAACTTCGGTGGCTCGATCACGCCGACGGCGCTGGTCGGGCCGGCGCCGACGTTGTCGACCAGCGACCTGGACGGCGTCACGCTCACGGGCACCACCAACGGCTACGGCTCCCGTCGTCGGGCCCAGCTCAGGACCGTGTGGGGCAGCGACCCCGGACCGCTCGGCGACGCGGCACGATCCGCCCTCGCCACGGTCGGCGACCTGGCCCCGATCGTCGCGACGACGTACAAGCCGGCGGTGGTCTACCCGCGCGGCTACCCCTCGGCCGGCCTCTCCGACGCGCTGCAGGACACCGCGCAGCTGATCAAGGCGCAGGTGGGCACCCAGGTGGTCTCCATCGACTACGGCAGCTGGGACATGCACAGCGACTACGGCACGCTGGACTACGGCGAGATGCAGTCGATGGTGGGCGGTTTCGCCGCGGTGGTGAACGCCTTCATGCGCGACCTCGGCACGCTGCGCTCGCGGGTCACCCTGGTGACGATCAGCGAGTTCGGCCGCCGCGTCGCGCAGAACGGCAACCGTGGTCTGGATCACGGCTGGGGCAACATGATGCTGCTGATGGGCGGCGGGGTCCGGGGCGGGCAGTACCACGGCAGCTGGCCCGGGCTCGGTTCCGGATCGCTGGTGGACGGCGACCTCGCGGTGCGCACCGACTACCGCGACGTGCTCGCCGACGTCCTCGAGGCGCGCTTCCCCGACCGGTCGCTGGCCGAGGTGTTCCCGGGCTTCGTGCGCAACCGGGTGGGGGTCATGCGCTGA